One Paenibacillus riograndensis SBR5 DNA segment encodes these proteins:
- a CDS encoding YdcF family protein, translating into MIYFIKFVYSFVLPPGLFVILLLGLTVWLWRRSRRPALALLGVTLLLYLSMTPWISNLLMGGLERQYDKPELLQGDVIVVLGGGASSGTPDIDGEGNLFGSAANRLLTAVRLYRQTGLPILFSGGQVFPDSGNEADIAKRQLIGLGVPERDILAENRSLNTEQNAANTAAMMNSKGLSHPILVTSAFHMPRAMAFFKDNGLAPLAYPTDYTDSRGSGLYPAMFTPSPGAMNNTGTALKEYLGLLAARF; encoded by the coding sequence ATGATCTATTTCATAAAATTTGTGTACAGCTTCGTGCTGCCCCCCGGCCTTTTCGTTATCCTGCTGCTGGGGCTGACGGTCTGGCTGTGGCGGCGCAGCCGCCGCCCGGCCCTGGCCCTGCTCGGCGTCACCCTCCTGCTCTATCTCTCCATGACTCCCTGGATCAGTAACCTGCTGATGGGCGGACTGGAGCGCCAGTATGATAAGCCTGAGCTGCTGCAGGGCGATGTAATCGTCGTATTGGGCGGCGGGGCCAGCTCCGGAACCCCGGATATCGACGGGGAAGGCAATCTGTTCGGCTCAGCAGCCAACCGGCTGCTGACCGCGGTGCGGCTGTACCGCCAGACCGGACTGCCGATCCTGTTCTCCGGCGGCCAGGTTTTTCCCGACAGCGGCAACGAAGCGGATATCGCCAAGCGGCAGCTGATTGGCCTTGGTGTTCCCGAGCGCGATATTCTGGCCGAGAACCGGTCGCTGAATACCGAGCAGAATGCCGCCAATACCGCAGCCATGATGAACAGCAAGGGGCTCAGCCACCCCATTCTGGTTACCTCGGCTTTTCACATGCCCCGGGCGATGGCCTTTTTCAAGGATAACGGACTGGCACCGCTTGCCTATCCAACAGATTACACGGATAGCCGGGGAAGCGGCCTGTATCCGGCCATGTTCACGCCTTCTCCAGGTGCAATGAATAATACCGGAACAGCACTTAAGGAATACCTGGGTCTGCTTGCGGCCCGTTTCTGA